A single Oryctolagus cuniculus chromosome 18, mOryCun1.1, whole genome shotgun sequence DNA region contains:
- the LOC100342534 gene encoding large ribosomal subunit protein eL36: MMQTPPPGPTSPQCRTKEPSSIHSAPPEPCQSSASSGSLWPRKGSHQSPVKKKFLQSSVRRRSFRPGRHRKAAAMALRYPMAVGLNKGHKVTKNVSKPRHSRRRGRLTKHTKFVRDMIREVCGFAPYERRAMELLKVSKDKRALKFIKKRVSTNIRTKRKREELSSVLAAMRKAAAKD; this comes from the coding sequence ATGATGCAAACACCcccaccaggccccacctccccgCAGTGCCGCACCAAGGAACCCAGCAGCATTCATTCAGCACCTCCGGAACCCTGTCAGTCCTCAGCGTCTTCTGGATCcctgtggcctaggaaaggctCGCATCAATCTCCAGTTAAGAAAAAGTTTCTCCAGAGTTCCGTGCGGCGCCGTTCCTTCCGCCCCGGCCGCCATCGGAAAGCTGCAGCCATGGCCCTGCGCTACCCCATGGCCGTGGGCCTCAACAAAGGCCACAAGGTGACCAAGAATGTGAGCAAGCCGAGGCACAGCCGCCGGCGCGGGCGCCTCACCAAGCACACCAAGTTCGTGCGGGACATGATCCGGGAGGTGTGCGGCTTCGCCCCCTACGAGCGCCGCGCCATGGAGCTGCTCAAGGTCTCCAAGGACAAACGGGCGCTCAAGTTCATCAAGAAGAGGGTGAGCACGAACATCCGCACCAAGAGGAAGCGCGAGGAGCtgagcagcgtgctggccgccATGCGCAAGGCGGCCGCCAAGGACTGA